The sequence TTGAAGCTGCGTCGCGGCGTTAGAGCTCCATGGGACGCGCAGCCTATTGCGCTCGTCGGTGTCGCCGGGGCCGCCTGCGGCTTCATGGCCGTGGTGTGGGGGGTCGGCGTCTTCGCAGGAGGGCTGGACGATCGGGAAACCTGCGAACTTACCCATCACACCAACTACGACCAGGCATGGCGTGACCGCACGGGGGCGGACGGCAAGTCCTTCTTCCCGTTGGCCAACGCATGCAACGAGCACATCAGTCTCGTGCCCGCGTGGGTGAACCCCACGATCGTCTTTCTCGCTGTCCTCGCCGTCAGCGCTCTAGCCCTTGCTCTGTTCCGGATCGCTCATGCGATTTCCCACAGGAAGAAGCTGATCTCCGTGTGAACGGATCAGCGTCTGGCGTCCGGGCGCGCTTCTTCACCCGGGAAGTGCCTCCGACGGCGGCAGGAGCAAGGACCTCGCCGCTCCTCATTGTTGCTGGTCAGAGGTGCCTTTCGCTTACCTGACCACCCGTCGGGCTGCCAGCTTCATGAAAGCGCGAGGTTAAGGTACCGCCATGTCGATTCGCATTCAGTTCAACAGTGAAGACCGCGGGGACAAGGGACTCTACGAGTACGAGGACGGAGAAGGGCGTGAGTACCGGTATGCCGTGCTGGACAGTGGCGCACTCGCGGTGTTCGAGAAGGAGACCGGCGGGTCCATCGGGAAGGACGAGGCGCCGATCTCGGTCTACGGGCCTCATGCCTGGTTCAGCGTCAGTGGCGACCAGCGGACGAAGGCGGACGACCGCCCAGGGCGCACAGCCGGTTTCTAGAGGGCGCATCCGATCTGCTCGCGCTGCGGATCCACTCCAGGTGATGGCATCAAACTACAGTGCGTGTAGACCCTGGGACGCGCTGCCGCTGGCTCTGGTCAGCAGGAGACACATTCGCCTTCGGCCGACCCGACGGCGCGGGGCCGGACAGGTCGCCCTGCCCGGCCCCGCTTCATAGCTGCGGGATTTCATCCTCACGCCAGGCGTGCTGGCCTCTGACCCTCGACCAGCTCAATCCATAGATCCCGACGGGTCCAAGCACGGACGGCGCGTTAGCCGCATCCTGGCGGGGTTTGTGGAAGCGAGCCATGATCGCCTTGCCAGCCACCCGATCGCGGCAATACTGACCTGCCCTGACCTGACACTTTGGACAGGCGATCTGCGAGCACGCGTTCCACGCCTGATGCTGCGCGGCCCTGACTGTCTGCGGGTCTTGTCCGCTGTCCGCCGAGGTGAAGACGAAGTAGTCCATCCACCGATGGTGGCAGTCAGCCCGTCGACGCGGACGCGAAACACAGTTTGCCGAGTGAGTCGCGCGGTGAGAGTTAGCCGCCGCTACTCGCCCTACGGACTCCGGTTGCTGCACCGGACCAAGAGCTCTCGTGTCGAACACTCGATGGCATCCTGCGCGCCGCGCCGACCGCCCGGGGCAAAGAAGGGCTGGCATCTGACCCAGAACGAAGGGGCACGCTGACCTCAGCGTGCCCCTCTTGTCATCGGCCGTGCTGCTATGCCGCTGCCCATTCCAGCCCGAGGTCGGCCAGCGCCTGGCTGCTCCGGGGCAGCGGCACGACGCTGACCGACTCCAGGAGCTCACGTTTGTTTCTCCATCGGCATCATGGCGCTGCTCCCTTGGCGGGGTGGCCAGGCCGATCACTGGTCGATGTCGTCGAACAGGCTGCGATGCGAGCCGGGAGGCTGGTGCCCGCTCCGCTGGCCACCGTGATCGTCCGCAGTGTCAGGCTCCCAACTGTCCTGGCTGGGCGGCCGAGACCGACGCTCGTCTTTATAGAAGTCGCGTGCATGGTCGAACTCTGCGACCGTCTCGTAATCGTCCCGCTTTTCAAAAGCCAAGGAGTAGAACAACAGAGCCGTCTCGATGGGGTCGTCATCGTCTCCAGTGGCGTCTGAGAGCCAGTCGCTGACCATGTCGTCAAGTACGGGAACGAGCTCTTGGAGCACGTGTTCGAACAGATGCTCACGCTCCTCGTCGGTGAGGAGGAGGTGCCAAACCTTCTTCTGCCAGTCCCGGTCCTCGATCCAAGAGGCGTCTGGGCTGGTGACGGCCAGCTCTTTCATGCGGTCAATGGCGCGTTTCCGAGTGTCCTCTGTCAGAAGGCCAGCCTGGTGGAGCCGTGCGAGTACGGTCGTCCGGGTGTCGTAATCGGCGGGCGAATTGAACTGCACGAGCTCGTCGTGGATCAGCGGGTCTACATCCACGTAGGCGCGCAGGAAGCTGGCGCAGCTGTCTTGCGCCAGGTAGGCCTGTACGGCCCATTGACGGTCATGCAGCTGTTGCCAGGACTCCAGGCGTCCGCAGGGCTGCTGACGTAGGGCGGCCACGCGGCGGGCGACCTCCGGGTAGAGCGAGGGTGGGATGCGCAGCAGGGTGCCCTGGCGCTGCTCGCTGCCGGGGGCTAGGCAGTCGGTGCGTGACAGCAGAGCTTGATCAGTCATGCCCATGAGAACGACCGGCAGCAGGTGCGGCTGGGTGGCCAGCCAAGCAGCGAAGCCTTCTCGAAGAGTGGGGTGATGGAATGCCCAGTACTCCTGTCCGTCGGGTGATGTATTGAGGCGGAGGAAGGTACCGGTGAGTGCGATCAAGGCTTTGCTGACGCCGGCCAGGGTGGATCCGGCTCGCTCGACGATGTCACGGTCGCCGGCATCCAGGGCGATCGGGCCCGGCAGGCCGGGCAACGTTTCGTCTCGGGCCGTTGCGTAGGTGAGTGCGAGCGCCGCGTGTGCGTGGGCGTCGAGCTGGTCGTAGACGTCGCGGAGTAGCTGCTGGGGCTGGGCTATGAACGTCGTAATGCCCTGCTGGGTCAGGGGCAGTCCGGAGGTAAATGCCTGAAGCCCCAGACGCCGCGCGGCTTCGGGACGGAAGGGGGTGGCGTCGGCTGCTGCTTCCAGATGAGGTTTCATCAGGGTGCGTACGTCTTGGGGCTGGTTTCCGGCGGCGAGGTGGTTGTACAGGATCTGCTGGCGCTCAGCCCGGCTGAGGTCGGCGACGTCGACGATGACGTCCGACCCGTGCAGCCGAGGGTAGGCATACCGCTTCAACAGCGGGCGGGCTTCGTTGTAGATGTAGCTGCGGGAGGTCAGCACGACGCGGGCGCCGTTTTCCACCGCGCTCATTACGTGCGGCAGGTCGCGCGACCAGGCGTGGGTGAGGTGTTCCTCGTGGCGGACCGCGCCAAAAGCATCGTCCAGCCAGAAGAACTGCTCCTCTTGGTGGGGGTTCCAGCGTTGCACGAGTTCTTCGGAGGTTCGGGCCTTGATGGCCGTACATCCCCAGTTGTCGGCCGCGCTGATGGCCAGCATCATCGCGATGACAGACTTACCGACTGCCGGGTCGCCCAGCAGCAGCACGAAGCCGCGGTCGCGCAGAGCGCGGGCCGCCTTACGGTAGGCGTCAGTGACGACGAAGGTGGCCACCTGTTCGGGCGCGGACGCCATGAGCTTCGAGGCCTGGGCGTAGGCGCGCTCGTCGAGGATCTGCGAAAGATCGCCCAGTCCGTAGACGCGGGGGACGAACATCCGCAGTCCGCGATGCGTAGCGATCATGTCACTCAGCCACTGCCCGTCCAGGACCAGCGGATGCGTCACCCCGGCCGCGCGCAGCCGACGGCTGATCTCCGCCTCGGAGGTACCGGTGACCCGCGCGTTTGTCAGTAGAACGTAGGTGCCACACATGCCGCGCTTCACCAGGGCTCTGGCCTTATCGAATTCGTCGTCCAGCTCGGACGGAGCGAGCGTGGCGTCGGCCTTCTTGGTGTGCTTGCACTGCAGCACAAACGGCCCTGGTGGAACGTCGTGCGCGCTACTCGGGCCTGTAGGCGGCGGCCAGGTGCCGTAGAAGGCGCCGTCCCGGCCTCCGTCGTTGGAGTCGGCGAATGACTGTACCGACTGGCCCCATACCTCCCGCAGGACGGCCGCGCACAGATCCTGGAAGGCTCGCCAACCCAAGGTATGCAGTGCAAACCGGGGCGAGCCGACGGCCGTGACCTCGCCTGCGCTGTTCACGCGTCGTCCTGGGCGGCGTCATAGTCGGCGAGCGCGGTCATGGCTTCCCACATGGTCTCGTCGTCGTAGTCCGGCACCACCAGGTCGGGCTCAAGGCCGTCACGGTCCGGGTCGAGCTCCTGGGAATGGGCCAGCACTTCGACCAGGAACCGTCGTGCGGCCTCCAGCAGGCCGGGATCCTCCAGCCACAGCCCGAACTCCAGGCTGCGGCGGGAGCTCTCCGTGCCGTTGGCGCTGCCCAGCCACAGCCGGTGTGGCGTGAAGCCGGTGACATCAGCCACGCCGCCCAGGCCGTCCTCGTCGTGCCACCACAGCTCACCCAACAACATCATCTTGGTATGGAGGATCGGGACGAGATGGTCCCCGGCCTTGCGATATCCCAGGGTGCGCAGCGCCGGCAACCGGATGTACTCCTGCGGCGAACCGGGACCCAGCAGCGGCGCCTTGCCGCCTTGGTGGAAGCGCAGCTCCTCCAGTTCGGAGAAGGCACGAATCGGGAATCCGGCCGCGTCTTTCACCGCCTCAGCGACCTTGCGTAGCCGTTCTACGTGGCGTTTACCCCGCGGCTGCTTGCTCACCACGACGCAAGCGGAGGGGAACTCGGCGATGCGCTGCAGCAGCTCAGGGTCGTCCACCCACAGGAAGGCCCCGAGAATCGCGGGCCCCAGGCTGCGAGACCGTCGCTGTTGCTCCAGATCCAGACGGAACCCGTCGATCCCCTCCACGAGACCGGCCAGCACGTCTGTCCCGAACCGGACGGGATACTTCCCGCCCTCCAGGACTGCCTGCACGTCGAACTGGTTGGAAAACGACGAATCCATATGCCCCCCTGCTGTCGCCAGCATTATGACGCGACACCACAGACTGCCGGGCGCTGAGTGGCATCGGGGAGCGTATTTGCCGGTGCTCCCTACGAGCTCGTAACACGATCTTGTTGAGATGCCCTGGTAGGCCGTGACCGGTGTGATGATTCGGCCGTTCGTGAGGTGTGGGTACTCGACCGTGGATCGTGGACGATGGGTTGTGGGCGTTGATCGAGCCGTTGCTGCCTCCGTGGCCGGAACGGTCGCCGGGACCGAGGCCGGTGTCGGACCGGCTCTGCCTGCAGGGCGTCCTGTTCGTCCTCTACAACGACATAGCCTGGCAACTCCTGCCGATGGAGCTGGGGTTCGGCTCGGGGCAGACGTGCTGGCGCCGCCTGGAGCGATGGCAGAAAGCAGGGGTCTTCGACCGGCTGCACCGGGTCCTGCTCGCTGAGCTGAACGCGGCCGGCGAGCTCGACTGGTCGCGGGCATGCGTGGATGGTTCTCACATCCGCGCGAAAAGGGGGGCGCCGACACCGGTCCGTCGCCGGTCGACCGGCGGAAGACGGGCAGCAAACACCACCTGATCTGCGACGGACGTGGCACTCCGCTGAAGGTGATCACGACCGTGGCCAACGTCAACGACGTCACCCAGACCCTCGCCCTGGTCGACGGCATCCCACCCGTCGCAGGACGCCCCGGCCGGCCCCGCAGACGGCCCGAGGCTCTGCTCGGCGACAAGGGATACGACTCAAACCCCAACCGTGACGAGCTCCGTCGCCGGCGAATCCTGCCCGTCATCTCCCGCAAGGGATCACCGAACATCAAAGGCATCGGCAAGCTCCGCTACGTCGTGGAGCAGACCTTCGCCCTGCTCCACCACTTCAAGCGCCTCGCAGTCCGCTGGGAACGCCGCACCGAACTCCACGACGCCTTCGTCTCCCTCGCCTGCAGCCTGATCTGCTTCAGACGCCTCAAGAAGACCCACTCATGATCGTGTTACGAGCCCTATGGGTTGGCACATGGATTCGGCCAGGCGTCGTTCTTCTGCCGCCACGGAGGCGGAACCAGCTCACCTTGTCGATCAGTTCGCGCTACACCAGAGAGTCGGTGGGTGGAGCTGGCCTGGACTGGAGGGGTAGTAGTCCGGCGCAGACGGTGAGAAGGCAAGTGAAAAAAGCGAAGATTCCGGCGTCACGGGCAGGTGTGCGGAAAGTGGGTAGTTATGGACAGTTTACGGCCACCGAGTATGGAGAGCGCTGCAGATTTTGTGGCGGCACTGCGGCAACTAAAGGCTGATACAGGGCTGACATACCGTCAGATAGAGCAACGTTCCGAAAGTGGGGGCATTTACCTTGCTCGAAGCACTCTTGCTGGCGCGCTGAGCCGCAACGTGCTCCCGCGGGAAGAATTTCTTGCGGCCTACATACGGAGCTGTGGCGGAGGCCAGGCCGATGTGGATGCGTGGCTGGAGGTCCGGGAGAATATATCTGCGGCGCGAAAAGTGGAGGAGCCTGCTTCCTTAGCGGAGCACAATGTCACGGACGCGGCGGATGTTGAGAAGCAGAACTCGATTGACCCGCCGGATCTCCCGTTCTTGCGCACCCGGAAAAAGAAGTTATGGCTCATCAGTGGAGGCGTAATTACGGTCACCATCGGTATTATCATCGTGGCCTTTGAAGTGCGGGGCCAGCAAACACAAGAAGAAAAAGTCAAATCGACAGTGAGTGCCACTGGTGCAACCGCTAGTCCGTCCAGTGCGTCTGGGCAGGCTAGTCCAGCAGCCATCATACCTTCTGGACGGTATCGTATTCGTACCGCCGGCGGACAATGCCTGTCGGAACGCAAGGGCAAGAGAGAAGGGGCTGGCACGAGTGATTATTTTTACGAAACTTCATGCAGAAACGGATATACGCCGATCACGCTGCGTCGATGGCCCAATGGTACCTATAAAGTATTTTTCAGCGGGAATTTAGAAGTTCAGGAACCGAAGCGCTGTCTAGGCGTCGTTCATGCTGGAGTTAATGACGGAGCTTCGGTTTCAATTCAGTACTGCGGAGAACACACCCTTGACGAAGCGGAGCAGTTCAGGGTGGAACCCGTCGAAGCATCGGGGCATCATTTTCAGCTTCGCGCCGAGCATGTGTCCAAACTGCAAGGGCCGGTAGATCTATGCATTGGATCACCCGACATGGACTCCCGGGAATGGTCCCCAGTCTTTCAGTTGGAATGCGACGAAGAATCTAAACGCCAGCAATTCGAATTCCAGATGCTCTCCCGCTGAGCTGTGGGTGATTGGCCCCGCTTCTTGCAGGGCCAATCACCACGACCGAGCAGGTCCTGCTACCAGCGGGTCGTAGACAGGGCTAGGTCAGCCATCCGGCCCGGCGCTGCGCCGAGTCCGACATGCCGGATGGCGAAACCCTTGCGCTGGTACCAGAACTTGTACTGACCAGTTGTCTTCTCCGGCAGGTTGCCGTGGTTCGCCTGGAAGTACTTGTAGTGGACGTAGTGGTTGGATTTCATGCCGAGCGCTGACTGGGTACTGACCCGGTCAGCATCGGGGAATTCGTCTACCGAAAGCAACGACCAGTCGGTACCGCCCACTCCCTGAGGGTTGTCGAGCGCCCAGGTTTTGAGGAAGTACGAGTTGCCGCGCTGGTCCTGGCACTGCTTGGACCCGCAAAAACTTGTCCAGTTATGGCCCCGATGTCCGGTGTCAAAAGTTATGACGTCCTCCACGCGAAGGGACGGCGGGAATCCGGGTTCGCCCCGCTGGACTCCGGTCAGGGCAGCTCGGGCTACAAGTCCGCCCATCGAGTGGCCGATCAACTTCACCGGCAGACCCTTGGATGTGTAATTGGTGTAGATGTGCTTCGCCAGTTGACGACCGAGCTGCTTGATTCCGACGCCCTGGTTACCAGCCGCGAGGGGCACATCGCATTTCTTGTCCCCCTTGTAGTAGCCGGCGTGATGGACCGGACCGTCCCAGCCCCAGCCGCTCATGGCACGGGGGAGCCCGCCCCAGTACGTCGCGCAGTTCACTCCGGGTTTTACGTCTTTGGAGTACCCCTTGAGGTAGTACACCGCGGCCGACTTGCCCGGCGCGCGCTGATCCTGCTGCGCCGTTGCCGCGGTGGACGCGGACATGCCTAGCAACGGTGCCGTCATCGCGGCGACGGCCATTCCTGACAGGACGGTACGTACAGACTTGATCATTTGATCCTTCTTTGGGGACGGTGTCGACTGTTGTTGTCGCACGGCGGGTGGAACCCCCGAGACCGACGTGAACGATGTTTGTCCTGCCTTGGAGCGGACGACAAGGCTGTACGTGTCCGGGACACGTCCGGGACACGTCCGGGACACGTACAGGCAATGTGACCTGCGGCTTTGCCTGGACCTTGCCTACGCGTGCTGGTCCCAGACGGGAATGACAGGCCTTCCTTGAGGGGCAGCGCCCTGTCAGGCTCTGGCTGGGGCCGCTCGACGCCATACTCGGCACGGCGGGCGTCCTGGTCGGCCTGATCCTCGGCACCGCCGCGCTCGCGCTCCGCCACCACGACCGTGCCGGCTGCGGGCCGCACCCCGCCGCTCCGGCGGAGGCCGCCGTCCCCGCGCACCGCCAACAGGCCGCCCCCGCCCGCCGGACCGGGTGGGCCCGGTAGGAGAGGAGGAAGGGGGGCAAAGTTCGGCAGCGCGCTGCTGGTTGCGATGTGTCGGCTTCATGTCAGTGGGCTGGTGGCAGTGACGGTTGATCAGGCAGTGGCGTGTTCTTGCTGCTCTGAGGCTTATGGCGATGGCTGGCCACTGACACCAGGCGGTGCCTTGTGTCCAGGCGACCGACGCGGAGTGGCACATCTGCAGGTGGCTCACTGTCACGAAGGCGGTATATCGCAGCCAGTGCTGGACAGGGTTTTCGGCTGCCCGTCATGCTGTGCGGATGTTCCGACGTGGATGGCGAGCATGGCAGAACCACCGGGTATGGCAGAACCGTGATGTGGCGGCCCGGATGAATGAGTTCTACGACGCGCTCACTGAGCGAGATAGGGGCTCTTTCCAGGATGTCGCCCTTAGAGCTCGTAACACGATCTTGTTGAGATGCCCTGGTAGGCCGTGACCGGTGTGATGATTCGGCCGTTCGTGAGGTGTGGGTACTCGACCGTGGATCGTGGACGATGGGTTGTGGGCGTTGATCGAGCCGTTGCTGCCTCCGTGGCCGGAACGGTCGCCGGGACCGAGGCCGGTGTCGGACCGGCTCTGCCTGCAGGGCGTCCTGTTCGTCCTCTACAACGA is a genomic window of Streptomyces sp. NBC_01237 containing:
- a CDS encoding zinc finger domain-containing protein, whose amino-acid sequence is MDYFVFTSADSGQDPQTVRAAQHQAWNACSQIACPKCQVRAGQYCRDRVAGKAIMARFHKPRQDAANAPSVLGPVGIYGLSWSRVRGQHAWREDEIPQL
- a CDS encoding IS5 family transposase (programmed frameshift) translates to MGTRPWIVDDGLWALIEPLLPPWPERSPGPRPVSDRLCLQGVLFVLYNDIAWQLLPMELGFGSGQTCWRRLERWQKAGVFDRLHRVLLAELNAAGELDWSRACVDGSHIRAKGGADTGPSPVDRRKTGSKHHLICDGRGTPLKVITTVANVNDVTQTLALVDGIPPVAGRPGRPRRRPEALLGDKGYDSNPNRDELRRRRILPVISRKGSPNIKGIGKLRYVVEQTFALLHHFKRLAVRWERRTELHDAFVSLACSLICFRRLKKTHS
- a CDS encoding helix-turn-helix domain-containing protein, producing the protein MESAADFVAALRQLKADTGLTYRQIEQRSESGGIYLARSTLAGALSRNVLPREEFLAAYIRSCGGGQADVDAWLEVRENISAARKVEEPASLAEHNVTDAADVEKQNSIDPPDLPFLRTRKKKLWLISGGVITVTIGIIIVAFEVRGQQTQEEKVKSTVSATGATASPSSASGQASPAAIIPSGRYRIRTAGGQCLSERKGKREGAGTSDYFYETSCRNGYTPITLRRWPNGTYKVFFSGNLEVQEPKRCLGVVHAGVNDGASVSIQYCGEHTLDEAEQFRVEPVEASGHHFQLRAEHVSKLQGPVDLCIGSPDMDSREWSPVFQLECDEESKRQQFEFQMLSR
- a CDS encoding esterase/lipase family protein translates to MIKSVRTVLSGMAVAAMTAPLLGMSASTAATAQQDQRAPGKSAAVYYLKGYSKDVKPGVNCATYWGGLPRAMSGWGWDGPVHHAGYYKGDKKCDVPLAAGNQGVGIKQLGRQLAKHIYTNYTSKGLPVKLIGHSMGGLVARAALTGVQRGEPGFPPSLRVEDVITFDTGHRGHNWTSFCGSKQCQDQRGNSYFLKTWALDNPQGVGGTDWSLLSVDEFPDADRVSTQSALGMKSNHYVHYKYFQANHGNLPEKTTGQYKFWYQRKGFAIRHVGLGAAPGRMADLALSTTRW